The Vigna unguiculata cultivar IT97K-499-35 chromosome 11, ASM411807v1, whole genome shotgun sequence genomic sequence ATGTAAGAgtgcaaaggaaatgtgggatgtcctaGAGGTTACACATGAGGGGACAAATGAagtgaagagagcaaggaaTCACGCTTTGATTCAAGAGgatgagcttttcaagatgcaaaaGGGAGAGTCCATAGAGCTGAAGTTAAAAAgaggttcactcacatagtcaaccatctcatgggtctaggcaaagaatttgacaaagagaagctaaacatcaaagtgctaAAGTATCTTGATAGAAATTGGAAACCAAAGGTGATTGCTAGCACTGAATCCaaggatttatccatcatcACCACAATTGTACTGTTTCGCAAACTaagagagcatgagattgaaatgcaaaAGCTAAgtgagcttgagtcaagtgagaaaaaggtaaaaaccaTAGACTTGAAGGCTAGCTCCAAGAAGAGTGATGATATCGAAGAAGAGGTTGTTGAATCAAGTGATactgagaacttgaatctactagtcaagaggtttgggaagtatctcaagaggaaaggcaacaaaggtaatcaaaggaggtacatttctaaacaaaatgattcaaataatacttttaaattctcatgttataattgtggaaagcaaggacatatcaagattggatgtcttaatgttaacaaagagaaggagaaggttgGTGAcaggaaaaaagagaaaaaggtcaaggaaagacgtgcctacatagcttggaaggacaatgatgattcaacaagtacttcatctcaagaaggaagtgaggaagCAAATTTATTCCTCATGGCTGGATATGAATCATCCccatcaagccaagtaagttccttgtcatctaaagataaaaatgactattaccaattgttgcatgactttgaagaatTTCATAATGAGGCTaacaaaattgttgtcatgaacaattggctaaaaggattaaataaaTTGCTAGAAAATAGAGTTAACTAACTAGAATAAGAAATAACTGActtaaaaattgatttcaaacatttagaaatgatttacAACAATTCAGTCGATTATTCTAAAAAACAGTTGGTTGtaaaaccttgtgaaaattGCACTACTTTGAAAACtcaagtgaaatatcttttgaaaacatgtgcaaagttcacaagaggaaaaGCAAACCTAGAAGCTGTTCTtggctctcaaaattgtgtttttgggaaGGCTGGACTTGATTATACACTTATCCATGAAAAGAAAgacaagaagttctctagtttcttttccaagagtgagccaaatgttatgccattcatttcttgcaactattgtatgaagaaaggtcatGTTCTTAAGAAGTGCTATGCTAAAAAATATGATGTACCTAAGggatttatgaaatggatcccaaaaggatctagaaaggcataaccatgttggacccaaactatcaaagggtaccatgtaatgCTATGTTGTTTTGCGGGTcataaaataggaaaagaaagaCCTATGGTACCTAGATAGTGGCTGCTCGAGGCATATGACTAGTGATAAgtccaagtttgcaaagttggaaCTAAAGGACGAAGTCTTTGTGACTTATGGTGATAATAACAAAGGAAGGATACTTGGAAGTGGTGTCATAAGCAATAGAGCCTCATTCAACATCCACAACATGCTTCTAGTTGAAGGGctaaaacacaatttgataagtataagccAATTGTGTGACAAAGGTTTTAAAGTTGTGTTTGAACCATACCATTGCCTTATATATGATGCATGCGGTAGCATTTTGTTGGTAGGAAATAGAGTCAACGATATATACTTGCTTaatctgcatcatgcatcatttagcattcACTGTTTGCTTataaaagaggatgatacttggttatgacataggagactttgtcacatacataTGCACCATTTAAATCGACTAAATAGAAAACAATTGGTTGAAGGGTTACCAAAACttaagtttgagaaggataggaTATGTGAAGCATGCCAAAGGGGAAAGCAAATCAAGGTTTCCTTTAAACCCAAAAATTGTATTTCAACTAAAAGACCCTTAGAACTACTTCACAGGGATCTATTTGGTCCTTCTAGAACTATGAGTCTTGGTGGAAACTACTATGCATtggttattgttgatgatttctctagatTTACATGGACTTTATTTCTAGCTGCCAAGAATGAAACCTTTTATGCTTTTAAGAAAATTGCCAaggttttagaaaatgaaaaaaggtTCTAAAATAGTCTCTctaagaagtgatcatggtggagagtttcaaaatgaaaagtttaagcatttttgtgaaaaacatggTATTAAGCATAACTTTTCAGCTCCTAGAACTCCACAACAAAAAGGGAGTGGTTGAGAGAAAGAATATATCAttagaggaactagctagaaccaTGCTTAATGAAAGAATTATGTTTTAAACTGTGTGTTGATAAGgccaattttaaagaaaacgCCTTATGAGTTATTCAAAGGTAGAAGGCTTGCTCTAaatcacctaaaagtatttggttgcaagtgttttgttttaaataatggaaaagagTAGCTTGGCAAATTTGACTCAAAAACGGATGAAGGcatttttctaggctatgctgcAAATTGCCATGCATATAGGGTTTACAACAAAAGATTAATGATTGTTGAAGAGTTtgtgcatgttgtatttgatgaaactaacccagtGCAGCAGGATCAAAGGCCTAAGATTGCATATGAAGAAGACATATTGCAGGAAAAGCAAACTACTGCAGAACTGGAATCTATTATAGGAAATCAGCCagctgaaaagaaaattttgtcgGCTGAGAAAGCTACAGACAACAACTTACCcaaggagtggattgaacccaggggattatcaaaggacaacataacTGGTGATATAAAACAGGGAGTTACCACTAGATGCAAGCTTGTATTCTTTGAACATGTTGCCTTTGTGTCTCAAaatgaacctaagaatgtgaatgatgcattaggtgatagtaattgggttgttgctatgcaagatgagcTTAATCAATTCGCTAtaaatgatgtgtggtctcttgtttctaaaactgatgcaatgaatgtgattggtactaaatgggtgtttaaaaataaaatggatgacAATGGTAACATTGTTAAGAATAAGGCTAGCCTAgctgctaaaggttataatcaagaggaaggtattgattttgatgaaacatatgcacgtgtagctaggctagaagctgtgaggtTATTGTTAACATATGCTTacatgtgtaatttcaaactttctcaaatggatgtgaaaagtgcattcttgaatggtttcttaaatgaagaagtatATGTATCACATCCCCCTGGCTTTGAAGATCACCtatatcctaatcatgttttcaaattgaaaaaggctttatatggtttgaaacaagcaccacgatAATAGTATGAGAGGTTaaacaactttcttttatctaaaggatatgctagaggtgcggttgataaaacacttttcattagaaagcatgcaagtgatgtaatacttgttcaagtatatgtagatgatataatctttggatcaaataataactccatgtgtGAAGAGCTTGTTGCAACTATAcaaggagaatttgagatgtctaaGATGGGTGAGCTAACATCTCAATTCTTTCTCTATGCACTTGGCAACTTTATTAGTTCTCTTGAAGTGAAATTGTTCTATCAAATAGTTCATTTTTCTATTTGggtttttaatttgtttgataAGTTATTTCTATCTTGAGTAATCATTATTACACAAGAAATATGTATCGGATGAACTGAGGTGacatcaaaattatatatagatcgatattattctttttgtgtATGTCAGGACCAAATCAATCATATGAATTAATACAATATGAGATATTTAacctaaacaaaatttaatattaatccATTATGATTAGATAGaacaaattatttcataaatctATTATCTCTTAAAATTAGTTAGATGCTTattgattcttttaaaaaaaatttgggttgtgctattaataaattaaattttatcatacgATTTTAGTTGGCTGAAAATGTTTTTCACCTGCTTGAATAGTTAATAATATAGTAAGACTTAACATAATTGAGTATcctttacaaataaattttaaatacatgagcacaattatattttttctaacatGTTTCCATAAATAACTAACaacaatataattgattatttcttAACATAATTGATTAAGTTACAATTGAAATGTCTTATAaacaacttttaatattttctttacacGATAAACATACTACAAAGCTTAAACGTATTGATATACACAAAAAAACACTATCAAAAAACGCTCGTCTATAAGAAATAATCTAGAGAAACGTTtcaatatttacatatttttcattattcaatCTTTGTATCATCACATACAGGTGATATCCTTTTTACTTCTTTGTTGATTTGTAGTTTTATCTgatacatttttatttgaagTAGGTTTCTGAAAAAGTATGGTTATATGTTTCATATGTATTGTTTATGcttgtaatatgaaaatttttaaatagtggAAACGATCATTCTAAGTGTTGATACTCGATTAGAATCAAGAAGATTCAAATCAATCTTCTTGTTTCTTTAATTGTGAGAAAAGATACTCTTTCATCAAGTGTTTGATTTGAAGAAAGATTTTCAGGAGAATCTCTATTAATAGAccaaaaagttttaaaaagaataGATTCATCGATCAGTGGCATATTTTGTTTGGAGAGTTTTTCCCCAAGAAACAATAATATCTCCACAATTGGCATTGAAATGAAAGAATAGATTGTGTAATGGTTAAATAAACGTACTCAAACCTAAAAGGCATACACGCTAGAAGTATGAGAACAATACCCGATCCTAGGTTCATTACATGAATAACTAGTCAAACATTACTGAGTACTAGAGTAATTTGATCCAAAATCCCCTGTACATTATGCACTAAACAAGAAAACAATTTAGCACCACCCTTTCATTTACTTACACCAAACACTGACCAATGCTAGTATGGTTATTCCTTTGTGTACACTAACTTACTTGAGCTATGTCAATTCCATCAGGGTATTTGAATGTATCAGCTGCACCAAATTTGCGGCGttcttcccaatcttcttcttgttcttcaTTACTGCTGTCATATTCTTCCCGGTCAACGGAGGGTGAGGAAGGATCATACATACTTTTAGAACGGCACAATGGGGTGGCAAGCATGCTAACTTGACCATGGTGTGATATCTCAACAACAACTGTGTCATCATCTTTTGGGAGGGGTTGTTTCCATGGCTCTCCGTCAATTCTCATGAATGTGCACTCAGCTGCACCCTTGTGAAACTCAAATCGGATTCTGCTTGTCTGCGTGGTCAGAGCAGCATAGAAACATAAGTTCagcaaaataagaaaaagtgaaagGGATAACTTAAATCGCTTGTTCTCTCGTAATGAAATTGGAATAAAACAActctatttgtttttaattttgtttaacagTAACCGTTTGCATTTGGaagggaaaaatattttccatttttgtttttttatttttcattacaaagtattttctcactttattttctattacaaataaaattgaaattgttcaGAATTccaaaaaacaataaaaggaATTTGTGTTTGGATTTTCTACAAAGTTGTGTATGTCTTCAGAAtacactaatttttttaaatatattaaaagaatttttaatatattaaaatcaatatatttgaAAACATCAATAGAGAAATAggacaaaaaatacaaaaaagtatttgaactcaaaaaattatatatgtttgatttaataaaatgttttcaattattcactttaattaataaaaatgtcaccTTATTTCTACTTTACCTTTTGTtttcaaacaatatttttaaaaaataaaaataaaaaataaacgagTCAAAAGTTGTTTTGATCATTTCGCATACAAACTTCTGTAGTTAAATggaaaacattttattaaataaagtaactctgttttcttgttttactttttatacaTACTATTAATTGTACAGATAATATTTCAGCATCTAAAGGAGAGAAAAGGTTGGTTTTACCTGTGCCAAACGAGTCCCGTGTCCATTTGGTGCAAGCAAAACAAGACCATGCCAAGCATCTCTAAAACCAACTAACTCAAATAGGCCATCATCCACATAGGGAAGAGTCAGGTCCCTCTGAggcaaaattattttatcagaATCCTCATATGTAATAAATATGTCTAAGTTCTTAACAGAATAGAATTTGGCACCTGAGGAAAAGAGAAGATGAAATTTGGCACTTACATAAATTGATTTCTTCCTATTTGGTTTTCCCCAAGGATCGAGTCCACCAGAAAAGCTGGGCAAGTTCAGGCAAACAATTGACCGAATGCTGTATATGAAATTAAACGTATGAATTAGAATCAAGATTCATAAAATTATACCAAGGTTACAGGTCTTGTTCACTTTCTTCTTGAGCATTATTCTTACATCTTATGTTGTTGCTTTTTCCTGACATtcgttatataataatattttcattttctagaAACAAAATGCTCAATATGTAAAGAAATGAGTCTTCATAAAGCGTCACCTGCGAGGTATGTGGAGATCTTCCCAATGGccttttttcattattttgaccTTGGCCAGCTGACCTATATTCCTGTGTCAGAATTTAATCATTTCTAAATTAGGCTTCCATAGTGAGATAAATTGTAAACTCAACACCACAGAATTCAGAAAACAAAAAGACaacgaaaaacaaaaacattccAGAAGAAATTAGCATTTCTTGTTTACAACCACAAACGACTTGAGACATTATAAGCATATTATAATTCAACTTACCCCTTTAGTCTCAAAGAACCATAAGTATTAAGCAAATATTTGAGTGAATTTTCATAACCTAGAACGGTTTTTGCTGTAGTATATTCTAGACCTGACCAAAAGGAGTTGGAAGCCTCATCTCGTACAGAAAACTTAAATGGATAAACAAAAGAGATATTAAATACTAGATTTAGAAATTAAAACCATTTTTTGTATGGGCATGGAGGATTTCCCCAACCTATAGACGGAGAGTGGTCTCTTGTCAGAAGAGATTACCAAAGGGTGTTTTGCCTCTCACAACTAAGAGATTAACGAAGTATGCTTATAGAATCTAATTATCTAATAACTTTGCTAGACCTTGTTGGTTGAAATTAAAACTGTGTTCTCTTTCTTATATTCTATACCTCAGTATAATGAGGTGGAGGGCTGTACAGAAAATTTAAATGGATAAGGCAAAAAGGAAATTTCATGCTTCTGGATCAATTCtcgttttcttaaaataaaaattatgttgcTCACTTTATCTTCTCTACAGTGACAATACGTAAATGCTGGCAGTACACAGCATCAGCgtatgaaagaaaaagaaaaacaggtCTTTTACACCAAACAAACCTCAGTCTCTGCACGGGAATGGTTGTAACACCCAACTTAGAAAAATGCTATTAGTAAATGTGTCTCGAATAAATAAATTGTACTCATTTTTTGCCAGAAGAAACTCAAGATAACTCGGTGCCTCTTTAGTAACTAACCGTGATGATTGAAACGGAGAAGAAAAGAACAATCCTTGTGAAAATCCAAGCTTCAGATAGGCACTCTGGTTAACAGAAAAAAGGCATTATGAGAGAGCAAATTATACTGAGGTATATGGATAACTATAAGATCCAAATATCTAGTACAACTATATGGATAATGAAATGGAAGCaaaaatgaaaagttgaaaaCCATGTATCGCTCCACATATATCATGTGTTATATTGAGCAATTTGGGACCTGATTATATAACtgatttttaaacttttctgGATGCAACTTCCTCTCTGAATGAAATGCATAAGATACTTGAGCATCCATTCCTACATAGAACACGTACACAATTTTAGGGCTTACTTTCTAGCTGCAATAATATAAAAGctttaaaactcaaaatttatttttccccAGAAGCAATGCTGTGGTTACGCAACTTCTGCCTCCGCAGCTCAAAACTTTTTCCCAATGTGCACAGAAATGTACTTGCCACCCCCATCCAAACAGTTTTAAGACAAGTCCGTTTTTCTTACCCATGCTAAAGTAGTTCCAAAATCCCCCACGGTAAGTGTGGTAACCGTCCTGTAAACATACAACAATTCACTGATAAGCATGCATGGAATACCCAGACTCCTTACAGTAAATGAAAATATCAAGGACTCgcaaagaaaaactaaagaaataaaAGCTTAGAATTGCAATTGCCTGATTCCATTTTGAATCACTTCTCTACTACTTTTATATTCATGTGATTACAAAGACAATCATTAAAGTCATAGGCCTGCAATTGTAAGCTCTTCTAAtgcatatataatatacattttaagCAGCGTTCAAATGAAGGATGAGAATTTGATGTCATATTTGACCCTGAGCGAACCAGAAATTGCCTATCTTTTGATGAAAAGAATAAACTAATcgaaataaataatagtaaatattaacttatttttcatcaaatgaTTAATAACTGTTGCTTCACAAGCATCTTTAATTTCATTCATGATCTCTTTGTTGGCATCTCCATGAGTACAGATTTATCGGCACAAATATGTCCAGGCATCaacaatgaaaaggaaaaaatacaCATGACTCACCATGTTTAGCTTATCTGTTGAAGAGACACGCTGAAATGCATGCATAGCGTGAGGCAGCTCAAGGGGTGCAATAGGGTCACATGAACCTTCTTTTGGAGCCTTCATTCTCATTACAATATGCCAACTGTAAAATATCAGCAGTCAAAGACATTATTCAGTTGCAAAATAACTAACAAAAGATGGTAAATATGTCACATGCTTCAAGCTCCTACATGGAAATGCTGGATGTAGAGGAAAACAGAGTAGCCAATATCCTAATTCTACATTAgcaacaaagagaaaaccacaggCATATATTTGATCAGGCGGCTACAAGGTTAATGGATGTAAAATTAACATcattaaaatctaaaacaatCAACAATAAACCCAATACATGATATAGTGTACCATAAAAAACATACCCGACCGCACAACGTGACTAATTTCGGTCTAGACCTCTGTTATTCTAAGAGAAATCAAGAATGCTAccgaaggaaaaaaaaaataaatcctaTGTTCATTACTTGTAATGTACATCATATCTTGAAACCTTAGTGGTAACAATACTATAGTAAAAATAAGGGAGGACAAGGAAGGGAAATATCTTTAACATCAGACAAAAAACGTACACTATACAAATGCAAAAATAGTATGTAATTAAAGCATGCAACTTCTGAAGcctacataaaaaataaacagttGTCTCTCACAGATCTCGGACACAAGTCTTACAAATGCTCATGCAAATTCTGAAGCCAGAACATTTCTAGACATTTAAAGCAAAGTTCCACTGAATGTTTTCAGCAACGATATACTGAATACAGCATACATTTATGCAAGTGCACGTGAGAagtttcaataaatttgaaaattcaaataaaaggaGTACATACCTGTCTATTTTCATTTCCTTTGCCGCTTTTACATTCATTAGGAATGCCGTCACTGATTGAAGATCCGTGGTTGGATTTTTCTTTCCctgtaaataataaattatgttcaGCACATGTACAACTCATGGACCCTTTATAGCAAAGAACAAAACCTTGCAATTGATCCCGGTTGAAAAGGAAGGTAGCCCTTAATGTATTGAGTTATTAATTTTCTATCAAAAATCATAGAACACCCACACCCACACTCACATGCAATAAATTGACAATTGATGTATATTGCAAAATTTCCAAGAAAAAAATCCAGCAAACAAGCAGACATACTTTGCAATTCACATCTCAAGAATTAGGGTTGCAATTCAAAATTGGAATTGCAATTTGACATATAAGATTCATACTAGAAAATGACcgtaaaaatgaaaacaaaaattacgaCTGATCTATGTGATTATAACCAGTCAAAGAAATGTCAAACTCCAGCAATTGAGACCGACATGCACATTAGTAATAAGAACAAACAAAACGAAAACTGATTCAAGCAAATCATGAAATTCAGAGTTCAGCAGACTGAAtagaaagttaaataaaataccCATCCAAATGCAAAGGGAAGATTATTTCCCGTCCCCAATGGTACCGTTGCAATTGGTGGCGGATGACGTAATTTAAGGTCAGATACAACTCCAAGAAGCCAGCTAGCAGTACCATCTCCACCTGCAACCTGATTTTCTAGAATACATTAGAAACAAAGACTAATCAAAGATCATCAGATAGTTACACTATAACAACTTCAATCTTCTTCCTTGCTACACAAGTAAATCATCAGATAGTTACACTATAGCAATCATCTTACAATTATTCTCAATCTATTCTGAATTTCAGCTGCAAAATCATCCCCATTGTGCTTGAGCGTTTCCAAAGTCGCATAAAGCTTCTGCAGCACCTTATCCGGAGCATTTTTTCCCAAATCAAAAACCTGGTACATTAGTGAAATGAAATTGTCTTTCCATCAAACAGGTTGTCccaccttaaaaaaaaaaactcagatacttacaaaaaaaaaggacaaaaacAGGAAAAAACAGTTTACCTGGTTTTTGTTAAGAAGTGTACTATAGGAAACAAGAAGCTCCCCTCCAAGCTGGCCACCACTTTTGGAGTTTATGAAAACAATCACAGGGCACGCAGGTACATGCGAGACACTTTTCCCCTCAGATCCTGACAGTAATATGTAATCCGGAATACAGAACTCCCTCAAAGTTCTATCATAACTACCATCACCCATTGCTATTTCCCAGCTGCATGTTTGTATCaccagaagaaaaaaaaaatcaaatttaatataaatgcaaCAAAACTTTCATGTAATTCCTTTCGTGCTTTTAGGATAAGTGTCGTtctttaataattgaaatttcacCCAATTTATGATGTTAATGCAAAACTTTTGCTCTTAGTTTACAACTCTGATTACTAAAGAATACCAAAATAAACTTCTGAGCTGTATCTAATCTAAGTTCTTTCCATAGAAATTTTCAagtcataataaattaaaactttaaaaattaaaaacaaaaacaacagaGTAATGACAATCCACCAATATATAATTCGAAGTACTAAACTACCTCGACTTTCTACAGTAACTACCATCACCCATTGCCATTTCAAAACTGCGTATTTTGGTCACAACAAAATGTAAGTCAAACATAagttctaaaatatataaattggaaCAAAAACGAAATATTCTTCCATCAAAACTAGAGtttcacttaacttaatttTCCTTACGAATTAAGAAAGTGAAATTCTAATTCTAGttgaaaatcaataaaaaacacTGAGGAAGCAGCAGCATCAAAGTTTTTCCATATAAATTTccaaagtaattaaaaaaacaaaagcatCCAAACGCgcacaagtaaaaaaaaaattaaaaatagaacgttgaaaatgataaataaaataaacaaaacaaaaacaacagcAACACGGTAATGACGAtctaccaccaccacctccgAACGAGGAAACGAGAAACCGAACGCTTGCAATTTCTCACCACCATTTCCTCAACCGACGCGAAAGTTAGTTACGCGTGTCGTTTTGCTACGTCTTTTTTACTTCGGCGAACGCAGCAAACCAAACAAACACAGCGAAAGAGAAAGCACTTTTAACAAAACCAACTGTTTTCGAGTTGAACTTTTCACAGAACCGGATTCCGCAAAAGCGGAAACAAAAGCTAACTTATTCAGAGTGCCAAACAGAGCCTTGTGCCCCGTAGTACGAAACAGGCATCACGCAACGTATGTGAGCAGTGCGCAGAtatttgaaaagaagaaaaagaagaagataccTTACTGAAACGGCACCGTATAAGCGTGACGAGTTGCTTTCGTAACAAGATGCTGAGAGCGATCCGAAGAAACAGTGTTTGGTTTGTTTAGCTTTCGAAGCAAGAGTGGATTCCTTCGAAAAAAATCTAAGGAATGCGCGTAGAGAAGATATTTGAAGGTCGATTAGTGCTTCGAACGATTGAAGTGGTTTTGAAACGGAAACTTGAAGGAGGCTTATATAAATGAAAAGGTGAACGTTGAATGTGACAGAGGAAGATGGAGGCTTTGAAACAATGAAAAGTTACTGCAAGGTTTTGCCGCGTCATGCCTCGGTTCGGTGGCTTTATCGAGGTTGAGTTTGTCGTTGAAAGTGGGGCCCACGCTCCAATGGAATTGCATGACGTGGaaatttcctatttttcttttcttttgttttctttcgcTTTTATACAAAGTGGGGTAACTTGAGGGTggttttaaaattagaaaataatattttaatttttttttatttatttttaattcattattctcaccacttttagattatttattttaattttttaatgatgtgatgtgatgatctagaaatgataagaataataaattaaaaataggtgaaaaaataggttaaagtatcattatttataaaattattaaatttagttaGTATTTTCTGACTTCACTCTAGTTTATAATCTATTAAATCTGTAGCttgtcaatttattttttctttttaaactaaaatttgaaataaaaaataatttaaagtattaatttttattatattatttaaagaatgtaaatatataataatattataattaaaatcattaatgcatagcttaattttaattattaattattaattattaattacaataaaataatataaagatagaagtaataaatttttaaaattttttaacttttttaattaaaaatattaattaatcatctacaagtttaaaaatatttacatgattaattcttttatacatatctataaatttaaaagaaaattaaaataaaattgaattggtTGATTCGATCTTCAACAAACGTAAAAACCTTAAAATAACATAAGTTAAAAACCTTTTTGTATTAATACACAGATTTTGAATTTTGGCAAAAAATTTCAACTTACTTTCTCATAAGGTGTGAGCCTAATCCTAATCCTAATCCTAATCCAGTATTAAGGAATCAACAATGAATCAAGTCAAAATCAGTTAAACTCACGTCTTTACCATCCTTTTCAACCAACTGGATTTcagtgagagagaaaaaagaaaaaaaaaagacagcaACTAAGgtaacaaaagaagaaataactAAAGTAATTTGtgtatattagaaaaataactaaagtaattattattattatagttaatattttttttagtattttttattgaaaatatttagctgttaatgttac encodes the following:
- the LOC114169992 gene encoding diacylglycerol kinase 5-like isoform X7, translated to MGDGSYDRTLREFCIPDYILLSGSEGKSVSHVPACPVIVFINSKSGGQLGGELLVSYSTLLNKNQVFDLGKNAPDKVLQKLYATLETLKHNGDDFAAEIQNRLRIIVAGGDGTASWLLGVVSDLKLRHPPPIATVPLGTGNNLPFAFGWGKKNPTTDLQSVTAFLMNVKAAKEMKIDSWHIVMRMKAPKEGSCDPIAPLELPHAMHAFQRVSSTDKLNMDGYHTYRGGFWNYFSMGMDAQVSYAFHSERKLHPEKFKNQLYNQSAYLKLGFSQGLFFSSPFQSSRNIGQLAKVKIMKKGHWEDLHIPRSIRSIVCLNLPSFSGGLDPWGKPNRKKSIYRDLTLPYVDDGLFELVGFRDAWHGLVLLAPNGHGTRLAQTSRIRFEFHKGAAECTFMRIDGEPWKQPLPKDDDTVVVEISHHGQVSMLATPLCRSKSMYDPSSPSVDREEYDSSNEEQEEDWEERRKFGAADTFKYPDGIDIAQVS
- the LOC114169992 gene encoding diacylglycerol kinase 5-like isoform X5 yields the protein MVVRNCKRSVSRFLVRRWWCFEMAMGDGSYCRKSSWEIAMGDGSYDRTLREFCIPDYILLSGSEGKSVSHVPACPVIVFINSKSGGQLGGELLVSYSTLLNKNQVFDLGKNAPDKVLQKLYATLETLKHNGDDFAAEIQNRLRIIVAGGDGTASWLLGVVSDLKLRHPPPIATGKKNPTTDLQSVTAFLMNVKAAKEMKIDSWHIVMRMKAPKEGSCDPIAPLELPHAMHAFQRVSSTDKLNMDGYHTYRGGFWNYFSMGMDAQVSYAFHSERKLHPEKFKNQLYNQSAYLKLGFSQGLFFSSPFQSSRNIGQLAKVKIMKKGHWEDLHIPRSIRSIVCLNLPSFSGGLDPWGKPNRKKSIYRDLTLPYVDDGLFELVGFRDAWHGLVLLAPNGHGTRLAQTSRIRFEFHKGAAECTFMRIDGEPWKQPLPKDDDTVVVEISHHGQVSMLATPLCRSKSMYDPSSPSVDREEYDSSNEEQEEDWEERRKFGAADTFKYPDGIDIAQVS
- the LOC114169992 gene encoding diacylglycerol kinase 5-like isoform X1 encodes the protein MVVRNCKRSVSRFLVRRWWCFEMAMGDGSYCRKSSWEIAMGDGSYDRTLREFCIPDYILLSGSEGKSVSHVPACPVIVFINSKSGGQLGGELLVSYSTLLNKNQVFDLGKNAPDKVLQKLYATLETLKHNGDDFAAEIQNRLRIIVAGGDGTASWLLGVVSDLKLRHPPPIATVPLGTGNNLPFAFGWGKKNPTTDLQSVTAFLMNVKAAKEMKIDSWHIVMRMKAPKEGSCDPIAPLELPHAMHAFQRVSSTDKLNMDGYHTYRGGFWNYFSMGMDAQVSYAFHSERKLHPEKFKNQLYNQSAYLKLGFSQGLFFSSPFQSSRNIGQLAKVKIMKKGHWEDLHIPRSIRSIVCLNLPSFSGGLDPWGKPNRKKSIYRDLTLPYVDDGLFELVGFRDAWHGLVLLAPNGHGTRLAQTSRIRFEFHKGAAECTFMRIDGEPWKQPLPKDDDTVVVEISHHGQVSMLATPLCRSKSMYDPSSPSVDREEYDSSNEEQEEDWEERRKFGAADTFKYPDGIDIAQVS
- the LOC114169992 gene encoding diacylglycerol kinase 5-like isoform X6, whose protein sequence is MVVRNCKRSVSRFLVRSWEIAMGDGSYDRTLREFCIPDYILLSGSEGKSVSHVPACPVIVFINSKSGGQLGGELLVSYSTLLNKNQVFDLGKNAPDKVLQKLYATLETLKHNGDDFAAEIQNRLRIIVAGGDGTASWLLGVVSDLKLRHPPPIATVPLGTGNNLPFAFGWGKKNPTTDLQSVTAFLMNVKAAKEMKIDSWHIVMRMKAPKEGSCDPIAPLELPHAMHAFQRVSSTDKLNMDGYHTYRGGFWNYFSMGMDAQVSYAFHSERKLHPEKFKNQLYNQSAYLKLGFSQGLFFSSPFQSSRNIGQLAKVKIMKKGHWEDLHIPRSIRSIVCLNLPSFSGGLDPWGKPNRKKSIYRDLTLPYVDDGLFELVGFRDAWHGLVLLAPNGHGTRLAQTSRIRFEFHKGAAECTFMRIDGEPWKQPLPKDDDTVVVEISHHGQVSMLATPLCRSKSMYDPSSPSVDREEYDSSNEEQEEDWEERRKFGAADTFKYPDGIDIAQVS